A single Primulina eburnea isolate SZY01 chromosome 11, ASM2296580v1, whole genome shotgun sequence DNA region contains:
- the LOC140805482 gene encoding uncharacterized protein, translated as MATRGNKGKGKEVAQESGTQNIGGNDRVPRGRRGRAAAEIAAKADAEVEQLVHRVDEMELAVARFQNMHPAKFFGNEGSDRAEGWLKHMEFLFNTVHYDADRKLTMAVLQLRDRAQRWWEAKTNVLQQTGSQISWEVFRAKFLQEYAPPSYYSARESEFYRLVQGNMSVEEYARQLSALLTYVPHVAVSEKGKISKFLEGLDYQIHAMVMAGSPATYAEAVDKAIGIEAGLKRGRQPQSPQMPSGGSFFSAGTPSFQSQQSYQQQKQKQLRPKGKQFKKKYHSNSSSSSSSQSATGGQYPVIYCDRCGGRHPTAQCSGVVGSCHTCGQSGNFARVCPNRAQGQMQPQQLPYATGSFPGGSSQRQFSPAPSYQQSSYPQVRGNVPQSFQGPQQARVYALTEDQAREDPGGVIAGTCLIYDHIARVLFDTGASHSFIASDYVDKYELWTTPFHETVFVSTPAGRFIPSGQIVLDCVLHFDDSIMITNLIYDLGHYYGSKWNFYGRGSQAKIPLVSAMEMFRLLSLGNEGYMVYAVDATKKEPKLSDIPVAKEFPDVFPEEIPGFPPQREIDFSIDLMPGTAPISRAPYRMAPAELKELKEQLQDLLEKVFMDLMNRAFRNFLDKFVIVFIDDILVYSKSKREHKEHLRLVLQTLRDSQLYAKLSKCEFWMDSVIFLGHVISAQGISVDPSKVEAVLNWAGPTNIPEIRSFMGLAGYYRRFIEGFSHIARPITQLTKKDARFIWSDECENSFVTLKEKLTTAPVLALPSGSGGFVVCTDASSRGLGCVLMQHGKVIAYASRQLKTHESRYPVHDLELAAIVFALKPKGNHFIVSALQFEQKIISKIKKAQKND; from the exons ATGGCAACTAGAGGAAATAAAGGGAAAGGAAAAGAAGTGGCTCAGGAGTCTGGGACACAGAATATCGGAGGAAATGATAGAGTTCCTCGAGGTAGACGTGGGCGTGCTGCTGCAGAGATAGCCGCTAAAGCTGATGCAGAGGTAGAACAGTTAGTACACCGAGTTGATGAAATGGAATTGGCTGTAGCTCGATTTCAGAATATGCATCCTGCGAAATTCTTTGGAAATGAAGGCAGTGATCGAGCAGAAGGATGGTTGAAACACATGGAATTCCTGTTCAACACAGTACATTATGATGCTGATAGAAAATTAACTATGGCAGTCCTCCAACTACGGGATCGTGCACAGCGTTGGTGGGAGGCTAAAACAAATGTACTGCAACAAACAGGTAGTCAGATCTCTTGGGAGGTGTTTCGTGCTAAATTTCTCCAAGAATATGCTCCACCATCCTACTACTCAGCCAGAgaatctgaattttatcgactCGTTCAGGGTAATATGTCTGTGGAAGAATATGCTCGGCAACTTTCTGCTCTTCTCACTTATGTACCACATGTGGCCGTGAGTGAAAAAgggaaaatttcaaaatttttggaagGACTGGACTACCAAATACATGCTATGGTTATGGCTGGATCGCCTGCAACTTATGCCGAAGCTGTGGACAAGGCGATTGGGATTGAGGCTGGATTGAAAAGGGGTAGACAACCACAGTCTCCACAAATGCCTAGTGGTGGTTCATTTTTTTCAGCAGGTACACCATCTTTTCAATCTCAGCAGTCATACCAACAGCAGAAACAAAAACAATTAAGACCAAAAGGAAAACAGTTTAAAAAGAAATATCATTCCAATTCCTCTAGTTCGAGCAGTTCGCAAAGTGCAACAGGTGGACAGTACCCCGTGATTTACTGTGATCgatgcggaggaagacatcctaCTGCACAATGTAGTGGAGTAGTGGGTTCATGTCATACTTGTGGTCAGTCAGGGAATTTTGCCCGAGTTTGTCCGAACCGTGCACAGGGACAGATGCAGCCACAACAGTTGCCTTATGCCACAGGTAGTTTTCCAGGTGGCTCATCTCAGCGACAATTTTCTCCTGCACCATCCTACCAGCAGTCCAGTTACCCACAGGTCAGGGGTAATGTGCCACAGTCTTTCCAGGGTCCTCAACAAGCTCGAGTatatgctttgaccgaggatcAGGCTAGAGAGGATCCAGGCGGTGTGATCGCAGGTACTTGCCTTATTTACGATCATATTGCACGAGTTTTATTTGATactggagcatctcattcattcattgcaTCCGATTATGTTGATAAATATGAACTCTGGACTACACCATTTCATGAAACTGTATTTGTGTCTACGCCAGCTGGTCGATTTATTCCATCTGGGCAAATTGTGTTAGATTGTGTGTTGCATTTCGATGATAGCATTATGATCACAAACTTGATT TACGATTTAGGCCATTACTATGGTAGcaaatggaatttttatggtcgAGGATCACAGGCTAAGATACCGTTAGTCTCAGCGATGGAAATGTTTAGATTATTATCTTTAGGAAATGAGGGATATATGGTTTATGCTGTGGATGCTACCAAGAAAGAACCGAAATTATCTGATATCCCAGTAGCAAAAGAATTTCCTGATGTCTTTCCTGAAGAAATACCAGGCTTTCCACCGCAGAGAGAAATTGATTTTAGCATCGACTTGATGCCGGGTACTGCGCCGATCTCTAGAGCGCCGTACAGAATGGCTCCTgcagaactaaaagaattgaaagagcaGTTACAGGATTTACTCGAAAAAG tgtttatggatttgatgaatagAGCATTCAGAAATTTTCTGGataaatttgtgattgtctttattgatgatatactgGTGTATTCGAAATCAAAACGGGAACATAAAGAGCATTTACGATTGGTTCTTCAAACACTTCGAGATTctcaattgtatgctaagttgtcaaagtgtgaattttggatgGATAGCGTGATATTTTTGGGTCATGTGATATCAGCCCAAGGTAtatctgtagatccgagtaaagttgaagcagtCCTGAATTGGGCTGGACCAACCAATATACCAGAGATTCGAAGTTTtatgggattggctgggtattatagacgattcattgaaggattttcgcaTATTGCCCGACCTATTACCCAACTGACTAAGAAAGATGCAAGAtttatttggtcagatgaatgtgagaATAGTTTTGTTACATTGAAAGAGAAGTTGACAACAGCACCAGTGTTGGCATTACCATCTGGATCAGGTGGATTTGTGGTTTGTACTGATGCATCATcaagaggtttgggatgtgttttaaTGCAACATGGAAaagttattgcctatgcttcaaggCAATTGAAAACACATGAATCTcgatatccagttcatgatcttGAACTAGCAGCCATTGTTTTTGCTTTAAAA CCGAAAGGCAATCATTTTATTGTATCTGCTTTACAATTTGAGCAGAAGATTatttcgaagatcaagaaaGCTCAAAAGAATGATTAA